Proteins co-encoded in one Dehalobacter sp. genomic window:
- a CDS encoding glycosyltransferase family 4 protein, with protein sequence MKILVISHMYPSSQNPAYGIFIHKQVKALQDQGCEIEVVSPVPYAPWPLPALQPKWRTYASIPDHEVVDGVEVYYPRYLEFPRSYFLEQSGYFMYRGIRRQVAQIRRDFPFELIHAHVALPDGYAAFLLKKDDDMPLVVTIHGQDFQSTLTKNEKCRQRLFEVLEGTDRIITVSSKLKNIIRDQAFFSKTEVINNGIDLNDCVPPSDVFPGHHSDRHGISADILSTDQNESILSTDSSSISGNTRKEIKILSVSNLKKTKGIDLNLRAVSSLAGKYPSLKYFIAGDGEERQALEDLTKSLNLKDKVVFLGKLTHPEVMKEMAEADIFSLPSWQEGFGVVYIEAMAQGLPVIGVRGEGIEDALIHGQNGLLVAPRNVEDLTEALDSLLRDTVYCRRLGEVGRQTVLDRFTWSNNAAQTAGVYQGLIGGRKV encoded by the coding sequence GTGAAGATATTAGTGATCTCCCATATGTATCCTTCATCTCAGAATCCGGCTTACGGCATTTTCATTCATAAGCAGGTTAAAGCGCTGCAGGATCAAGGCTGCGAGATTGAAGTCGTATCGCCTGTGCCGTATGCGCCCTGGCCTCTGCCGGCACTCCAGCCGAAATGGCGGACCTATGCGTCGATACCTGATCACGAAGTGGTGGACGGAGTTGAAGTATACTATCCGCGTTATCTCGAGTTTCCGCGCTCATATTTCCTGGAGCAGTCGGGCTATTTCATGTACCGGGGAATCCGCAGGCAGGTCGCGCAGATCCGCAGGGATTTTCCATTTGAGCTGATTCATGCCCATGTGGCGCTTCCCGATGGCTACGCGGCATTTTTACTGAAGAAAGACGATGATATGCCGCTTGTGGTTACCATCCACGGGCAGGACTTTCAGTCAACCTTGACCAAAAATGAAAAATGCCGCCAGAGACTTTTTGAGGTACTGGAAGGTACGGACAGAATCATTACAGTCAGCTCCAAACTGAAGAATATCATCAGGGACCAGGCTTTTTTCTCGAAGACAGAGGTTATCAATAACGGCATCGACCTGAATGACTGTGTACCGCCGTCGGATGTTTTTCCCGGCCATCATTCAGATAGGCACGGCATTTCCGCTGATATTCTCAGTACAGATCAGAACGAAAGTATTTTAAGTACTGATAGCAGCAGCATTTCCGGTAATACCCGAAAAGAAATAAAAATTCTGAGTGTTTCGAATCTAAAGAAAACCAAGGGCATCGATCTGAATCTCCGGGCGGTTTCATCCCTGGCCGGAAAATATCCTTCACTCAAATATTTTATTGCAGGTGACGGGGAAGAAAGACAGGCCTTAGAGGATTTGACGAAAAGCCTGAACCTCAAAGATAAGGTTGTTTTTCTCGGAAAGCTTACCCATCCTGAAGTGATGAAAGAGATGGCAGAGGCCGATATTTTCAGTCTGCCAAGCTGGCAGGAAGGCTTTGGCGTCGTCTATATTGAAGCGATGGCCCAGGGGTTGCCGGTTATCGGTGTCCGCGGCGAAGGAATCGAAGATGCGCTGATCCATGGCCAAAACGGTCTGCTTGTCGCTCCCCGGAATGTCGAAGATCTCACCGAAGCACTTGATTCACTGCTCAGAGACACTGTTTACTGCCGAAGGCTCGGTGAGGTAGGCAGGCAAACGGTGCTTGACCGGTTCACCTGGTCGAATAATGCGGCCCAAACAGCCGGGGTCTATCAAGGTTTAATAGGAGGCAGGAAAGTTTGA
- a CDS encoding glycosyltransferase family 4 protein, which yields MKICILTTGHPALDNRIFYKQALSLKKKYDDITLIVPDERTEYMEQGIRIIGVPRAGSLYGRFKLGDTVVAKAIELQPDICHFHDFELIYKVLKIKKALPACKLIYDVHEHYPDMMRMSRKIPRMLRPLATFLVDKSELHYAEKFDQIITADDAVKDRFTGKNPRVDVVYNFTEFIPLEADASPKETELPEKEYDAIYQGDITLERGVYMTVQAIKLLKEKYPDIRMVFVGPFNDAEGKELVTQYIEENDLSKNILFTGRVPHVEVQEYIRKSRVGVVTLLPLPKYFKNIPIKQFEYMSCGIPIVGSNLPPIQRFLTSYNSGIIVDPTKPEDIAKGLGILLADPRLCKEMGDNGIKAVREEYNWGKMEEKLLKIYSRFEN from the coding sequence TTGAAAATATGCATTCTCACAACAGGCCATCCAGCTCTCGATAACCGAATATTTTACAAGCAGGCTTTGTCTCTTAAGAAAAAATATGACGACATTACCCTGATTGTTCCTGATGAGAGAACTGAATATATGGAACAAGGGATCCGGATCATTGGCGTGCCAAGAGCGGGGTCTCTTTACGGCCGTTTTAAGCTCGGGGATACCGTCGTTGCCAAAGCGATCGAACTGCAACCGGATATCTGCCATTTTCACGACTTTGAACTAATCTACAAAGTGTTAAAGATTAAAAAAGCGCTGCCTGCATGCAAGCTGATTTACGATGTCCACGAGCATTACCCGGATATGATGCGCATGTCCAGGAAGATCCCGCGGATGTTGAGGCCCTTGGCTACTTTTTTGGTCGATAAAAGTGAACTGCATTATGCTGAAAAATTTGACCAGATCATCACGGCAGATGATGCAGTCAAAGACCGGTTTACCGGCAAAAATCCAAGAGTTGATGTGGTCTATAATTTTACTGAATTTATACCGCTGGAAGCTGACGCTTCGCCAAAAGAAACGGAGCTCCCTGAAAAGGAATATGATGCCATTTATCAGGGGGATATTACGCTGGAGCGCGGTGTATATATGACCGTCCAGGCCATCAAGCTGTTGAAGGAGAAGTATCCGGACATCCGGATGGTTTTTGTCGGTCCTTTTAACGACGCTGAAGGCAAAGAACTTGTTACCCAATACATCGAAGAAAATGATCTGAGCAAAAATATCCTTTTCACAGGACGGGTACCCCATGTCGAGGTCCAGGAGTATATCCGAAAGTCTAGGGTTGGCGTTGTTACGCTGCTGCCGCTGCCTAAATATTTTAAGAACATACCGATTAAACAGTTTGAATACATGAGCTGCGGCATCCCTATTGTCGGCAGCAATCTTCCTCCGATCCAGCGTTTTCTGACCAGCTACAACAGTGGGATCATTGTTGATCCGACCAAGCCTGAGGATATTGCCAAAGGTCTGGGCATCCTGCTGGCCGATCCGCGGCTCTGCAAAGAGATGGGCGATAACGGCATCAAGGCTGTCAGAGAAGAGTACAACTGGGGCAAAATGGAGGAAAAGCTGCTGAAGATTTACAGCAGATTTGAGAACTAA
- a CDS encoding flippase, translating into MDTRLIAKNAAALGISGVLAKAIAAVVGIFVTRYLGPGPFGDYSTAYAFVGTFILFAELGISQLMVQDCSRNLAELPRYFGNTLFVKSVISIVCFLLMVIFMFPAGYNTSTKEMVVVLGVAVSFNALNQSVYNYYQAVQKLYLAAAFQFLTTFLIGGLTIAVIFTGMGVVAITFTHLFTYILISVLLFFALSREIRPRVERSSLMLMVRNGLPFGIHRIFYNVFFQLSILILSLTASNVEVGIYSAAYKLVLMLIFLPSLMTSALYPVLYQLGETDKDGHRNTTEKVFKLLSGIGIPGSILIFVLAGPLTTWLYAGKFDESIPILMIVSWFFALECMSFSLGDVLTTTNHQWQRTIVQGSALVLMFILIMVLNPLFGISGTAYALIIVEIFIFCGYYLLVRKGVYKIRIWRQLPSIMLASLLMAGTAWLTNSFHPLISAVMAGIIYCLALVILDRDFRKIGGFVIQKGLRK; encoded by the coding sequence TTGGATACCCGCCTGATCGCTAAAAATGCTGCGGCCCTGGGAATATCAGGAGTACTTGCCAAGGCCATTGCCGCCGTGGTGGGTATATTTGTTACCCGCTACCTTGGCCCAGGACCATTTGGAGATTACTCCACAGCGTACGCGTTCGTCGGAACGTTTATTCTGTTTGCGGAGCTTGGAATCAGCCAGCTCATGGTGCAGGATTGTTCGAGGAACCTGGCCGAATTGCCGCGGTATTTCGGCAACACGCTGTTTGTCAAGTCCGTAATCTCCATTGTGTGTTTTCTATTAATGGTTATCTTTATGTTCCCAGCCGGATACAATACGTCCACCAAAGAAATGGTTGTCGTTTTGGGCGTGGCTGTATCTTTCAATGCGCTGAATCAGTCGGTCTATAACTATTATCAAGCCGTTCAGAAGCTCTACCTGGCTGCTGCGTTCCAGTTTTTGACCACATTTCTGATTGGAGGACTGACCATTGCGGTGATCTTTACCGGGATGGGAGTCGTCGCAATTACGTTTACACATTTGTTTACGTATATATTGATTAGTGTGCTCTTGTTTTTCGCTCTCAGTAGGGAAATCAGGCCGCGCGTTGAACGGAGCAGCCTGATGCTAATGGTCAGGAACGGATTGCCGTTTGGGATTCACCGGATATTTTATAACGTCTTTTTTCAGCTCAGCATTCTGATTCTGTCACTGACGGCCAGCAATGTCGAGGTAGGGATTTATTCTGCAGCGTACAAGCTTGTCCTGATGCTGATCTTCCTGCCGAGCCTGATGACCAGCGCGCTTTATCCTGTGCTGTATCAGCTCGGGGAAACGGATAAGGACGGTCATCGTAATACGACTGAAAAGGTCTTTAAGCTGCTTTCCGGGATTGGGATCCCAGGCAGCATCCTGATTTTTGTTTTAGCAGGACCTCTGACAACATGGCTGTATGCCGGAAAATTTGATGAATCGATTCCGATCCTGATGATCGTGTCCTGGTTCTTTGCACTGGAATGCATGAGTTTTTCCCTCGGCGATGTCCTGACAACAACCAACCACCAGTGGCAGAGAACCATCGTGCAGGGTTCTGCGCTAGTACTGATGTTTATTCTGATTATGGTCCTGAATCCGCTGTTCGGGATCAGCGGTACAGCGTATGCGCTGATCATTGTCGAGATCTTTATCTTTTGCGGATACTACCTGTTGGTCCGAAAAGGGGTTTATAAAATTCGGATCTGGCGCCAGCTGCCATCAATCATGCTTGCTTCCTTGCTGATGGCAGGGACCGCCTGGTTGACAAACAGCTTTCATCCGCTGATATCTGCTGTAATGGCTGGAATCATTTATTGCCTGGCGCTCGTGATATTGGACAGGGATTTCCGGAAGATCGGTGGATTTGTTATTCAGAAGGGTCTTCGAAAATAA
- a CDS encoding O-antigen ligase family protein: protein MLQWPVFVLTIILLGYLAVKKPLWLVPLLAVAVAQEISINWYPNLGFLEKVLGEVSLTRLTSIVLILAAFSRVFFSEEMRKKLRAVLKDPLTLVLLAFIILGGISVVYSANFGNTVTETIRLLILFAVFISTALLMDKERALLPFKAVHIMALLLALVSFYEGITGNLIWQGDKLLVEQTLRVNATFVDPNIFARYIILGIASNFVLQIYTRERSHKLIYMACLAVLLAELVLTGSRGGFLTLLAILIATLIFLPNKKAVLWVLGLGALCGAIVIFLRPEIWERMLTITKGFAYSSEQRLYLWKAAIAIFKDHPLIGTGLGTFETVFKQSYIDFMNIPGGAIRSHTTILTIASELGAVGLALLTAIWAVILYRLAKLFSLGHDYLGMFQEQNQYFAGTGYVLWAATVFISSQAEGRFFEDPIFWLSCAMLVVLKLTRKYRLELD from the coding sequence ATGCTTCAGTGGCCGGTATTCGTGTTGACCATCATACTTCTTGGTTACCTGGCTGTCAAAAAGCCGCTATGGCTCGTGCCGTTGCTGGCAGTGGCAGTCGCGCAGGAAATATCGATTAACTGGTATCCTAACCTTGGCTTTTTGGAAAAAGTTTTGGGAGAAGTCTCCCTGACCAGGCTTACCAGTATTGTTCTGATCCTGGCGGCATTTTCCCGCGTGTTTTTTTCGGAGGAGATGCGCAAAAAGCTTAGGGCGGTTCTAAAAGATCCACTGACGCTTGTTTTATTGGCTTTTATCATTCTTGGTGGGATAAGTGTTGTATACTCCGCCAACTTTGGCAACACTGTTACTGAAACCATCCGGCTGCTGATTTTATTTGCCGTGTTTATCTCCACCGCACTTTTGATGGATAAAGAACGTGCCCTGCTGCCTTTCAAAGCCGTACATATCATGGCACTCCTGCTTGCGCTGGTCAGTTTCTATGAAGGAATTACGGGGAACCTGATCTGGCAGGGAGACAAATTGCTGGTTGAGCAGACGCTGCGTGTCAATGCTACCTTTGTCGACCCCAATATTTTTGCACGTTACATCATCCTCGGGATTGCGTCAAATTTTGTTCTGCAGATTTATACCCGGGAAAGAAGCCATAAACTGATTTATATGGCGTGTCTGGCCGTCCTGCTGGCAGAATTAGTACTAACCGGTTCCCGCGGTGGATTCCTGACGCTTCTGGCAATTCTGATTGCTACTTTGATCTTTTTGCCGAACAAAAAGGCTGTTCTCTGGGTTCTTGGTTTAGGTGCCCTTTGCGGGGCGATTGTGATCTTCCTGCGTCCAGAAATCTGGGAGAGGATGCTGACGATAACGAAGGGTTTCGCATATTCGAGCGAGCAGCGTTTATACCTCTGGAAGGCTGCAATAGCAATATTCAAGGACCATCCGCTGATTGGGACCGGACTTGGCACTTTTGAGACCGTGTTTAAACAGAGTTATATTGATTTCATGAATATCCCCGGCGGAGCGATACGCTCCCACACCACCATTCTAACGATTGCTTCGGAACTGGGGGCCGTGGGGTTGGCCCTACTCACAGCGATCTGGGCAGTGATCCTGTACAGGCTGGCCAAATTGTTCAGCCTCGGACATGATTACCTTGGTATGTTTCAGGAGCAAAACCAATACTTTGCAGGCACGGGCTATGTGCTGTGGGCTGCAACCGTATTTATCAGCTCTCAAGCTGAGGGGCGCTTCTTCGAGGATCCGATATTCTGGCTCAGCTGCGCGATGCTGGTGGTGTTGAAGCTTACGCGGAAGTACCGGCTGGAGCTTGACTAA